Proteins from a genomic interval of Bradyrhizobium sp. CCBAU 53340:
- a CDS encoding Lrp/AsnC ligand binding domain-containing protein codes for MVPFFVQIKCKLGQSYTVANALAEAEIASEIYSTAGQYDLLVKFYVDKDTDIGHFVNEKVQVLPGIQDTLTIITFKAFGAG; via the coding sequence ATGGTTCCTTTCTTCGTCCAGATCAAATGCAAGCTTGGCCAGTCCTATACGGTCGCCAACGCGCTTGCCGAAGCCGAGATCGCCTCCGAGATCTACTCCACGGCCGGCCAATACGATTTGCTAGTGAAGTTCTACGTCGACAAGGACACCGACATCGGCCACTTCGTCAACGAGAAGGTGCAGGTGCTGCCGGGCATCCAGGACACCCTCACCATCATCACCTTCAAGGCGTTCGGCGCGGGCTAG
- a CDS encoding CHRD domain-containing protein — protein MNKALFATLALGAAVAFAGPASAEKLKATLDGKSEVPATTTSGTGTADLDYDAATKKLTWKVTYSGLSGPATAAHFHGPAEVGKNAGVAVPIPGIAKSPAEGSATLTDAQASDLLSGKLYVNIHTAANPGGEIRGQVTK, from the coding sequence ATGAACAAAGCGCTTTTTGCCACGCTGGCACTCGGAGCCGCCGTCGCATTCGCAGGCCCGGCCAGCGCGGAAAAACTGAAGGCGACGCTGGACGGCAAGTCCGAAGTGCCCGCCACCACCACCAGTGGTACCGGCACGGCCGATCTCGACTATGACGCCGCCACCAAGAAGCTCACCTGGAAGGTGACCTATTCCGGCCTCTCCGGCCCGGCCACCGCCGCCCATTTCCACGGCCCCGCCGAGGTCGGCAAGAACGCCGGCGTCGCGGTGCCGATCCCCGGCATCGCCAAGAGCCCGGCGGAGGGCTCGGCGACCCTGACCGACGCGCAAGCCTCCGATCTCCTCTCCGGCAAGCTCTATGTCAACATTCACACTGCGGCCAATCCGGGCGGCGAGATCCGCGGCCAGGTGACCAAGTAA
- a CDS encoding cytochrome c, whose product MLRRTIYVILIAAVAAFAVYWWLTAPTALALPAPTREPDLANGEELFNAGGCSSCHAVPNQPDRLKLGGGLALGSPFGTFYAPNISPDPTDGIGRWSATDFVNAVMRGISPEGTHYFPAFPYTSYHIAKLDDVRDLFAYLKTLPPVSGRVRDHDLPFPFNIRRNVGIWKLLFMDVRPFVPAAMHPAQWNRGAYLVNGFGHCAECHSPRNFLGGVISSQRFAGGPNPEGEGWVPNITQKGIGDWSEKDIADFLETGDMPEGDSASGAMRPVIKNLAQLKPEDRAAMAAYLKSLPPVDGPTPPKRKEAGR is encoded by the coding sequence ATGCTGCGACGAACAATTTATGTCATTTTGATTGCTGCTGTCGCAGCCTTTGCCGTCTACTGGTGGCTGACCGCGCCGACTGCCCTCGCCCTGCCGGCGCCGACACGCGAGCCCGATCTCGCCAATGGAGAGGAGCTGTTCAATGCCGGCGGCTGCTCGTCCTGCCACGCCGTGCCCAATCAGCCGGATCGTTTGAAACTCGGCGGCGGCCTGGCGCTCGGCTCGCCGTTCGGCACGTTCTATGCGCCGAACATTTCGCCTGATCCGACCGATGGTATCGGCCGCTGGAGCGCGACCGATTTCGTCAACGCGGTGATGCGCGGCATCTCGCCTGAAGGCACGCATTATTTCCCGGCATTTCCCTATACGTCCTACCATATCGCCAAGCTCGACGACGTTCGCGATCTCTTCGCGTATCTGAAGACGCTGCCGCCGGTTTCGGGGCGCGTGCGCGACCACGATCTGCCGTTTCCCTTCAACATCCGCCGCAATGTCGGCATCTGGAAATTGCTGTTCATGGATGTCAGGCCGTTCGTGCCGGCGGCAATGCATCCGGCGCAATGGAATCGCGGCGCCTATCTCGTGAACGGCTTTGGCCATTGCGCCGAATGCCACAGCCCGCGCAATTTTCTCGGCGGCGTCATCAGCTCGCAGCGCTTTGCCGGCGGTCCCAATCCCGAAGGCGAGGGATGGGTGCCGAACATCACGCAGAAGGGCATCGGTGACTGGAGCGAGAAGGATATTGCCGACTTCCTCGAGACCGGCGACATGCCCGAGGGCGACAGTGCATCGGGCGCGATGCGGCCGGTGATCAAGAACCTCGCGCAGCTCAAGCCGGAGGATCGCGCCGCGATGGCGGCCTATCTGAAGTCGCTGCCGCCGGTCGATGGCCCGACGCCGCCCAAGCGCAAGGAGGCTGGCCGCTGA
- a CDS encoding VF_A0006 family four-cysteine protein, with protein MSKASMQRTRAPHVASRDVARQLLAIPTAVVAGGLLLSLGGSAIAQTDMERQAQCELSAIRDTRSPLAVQYIRSACNWLAVNGDSLLNASSKGYYVCLVRQLSGAQSNEAAAAIMSACRTSNPL; from the coding sequence ATGAGCAAAGCATCGATGCAACGGACCCGTGCGCCGCACGTCGCATCCCGCGACGTAGCTCGCCAGCTATTGGCCATTCCGACGGCCGTCGTCGCCGGAGGACTGCTTCTTTCACTGGGCGGGTCCGCCATCGCGCAAACCGACATGGAAAGGCAGGCTCAATGCGAGCTCTCCGCCATCCGCGACACGCGATCGCCGCTTGCCGTGCAGTACATCCGTTCGGCCTGCAACTGGCTCGCGGTCAATGGCGACTCGCTGCTGAACGCATCCAGCAAGGGCTATTATGTCTGCCTCGTGCGGCAGCTCTCGGGTGCCCAGTCCAACGAGGCGGCCGCGGCGATCATGTCGGCATGTCGCACGTCCAATCCGCTTTGA